The Dyadobacter sandarakinus DNA window GGTGGTCAGGAAGTGGTTTCGCACAATATGGAAACTGTAGAGCGACTGTACCGGTCCGTGAGGCCACAGGCCAAATACGCCCGCAGCCTTGAACAGATCCGCCGCACCAAGAACTACGGTCAGCGTACGAAGTCGGGTATTATGCTCGGACTGGGTGAAACCAGGGATGAAGTACATAAAGCCATGGACGACCTGGCCGAAAACGGACTGGATATCCTGACCCTGGGCCAGTACCTGCAGCCGACCAAGATGCACCATGAAGTAATCGAATGGATTACGCCCGATATGTTTGACCAGTACAGGGAAGAAGGTTTGAAGAGAGGATTGAAATACGTGGAATCAGGCCCGCTGGTGCGTTCAAGCTACCATGCGGAGCGCCACGTGAATGTTCCCATCTGAGGCTTTGCAGAAATGATAAATGAGAAAAGACAGGCGCAGCGCCTGTCTTTTCTCATTTATGGCAGACTTTCCGCTATCCCATTTTTTTCTGCCACAGGAAAATCCTTTTTGATTGATCGGACAAATTTATGTAGGTTTAGCGGACGCATTTTATAGCTGTTCATGTACTGATCCTGGTCTCCGGCATCTTTGTACAGCCTGATCCGGTACTTAATATTTATGGCAGCACAGTACACTTCGAAAGCCATTTTATAAATGATTACCTATTTTTGCCAAAAGAAAGAAAGCAGGAAGTTTTATAAAGAGCACAGATAATCCGCATACCGTTTTTTAAACCTTATTTCAACAAAATGCCATACTTATTCACTTCGGAGTCCGTATCGGAAGGACACCCGGACAAGGTAGCCGACCAGATATCAGATGCCCTGATTGATAATTTTCTTGCGTGGGATACCGACAGCAAAGTTGCCTGTGAAACGCTGGTAACAACCGGACAGGTTGTTTTGGCAGGGGAAGTTAAAACGAATACTTACCTGGATGTTCAAAAAATTACCCGCGAGGTAATCCGGAAAATAGGCTACACCAAGAGCGAATACATGTTTGAAGCAAATTCATGCGGTATTTTGTCAGCCATCCATGACCAGAGTGCCGATATCAACCAGGGTGTTGACCGGGCAGTTTCTTCCAGCAGCTTTGAAGAAAAAGCAAATGCACAGGGAGCAGGTGACCAGGGTATGATGTTTGGTTACGCTACGCGTGAGACTGAAAACTATATGCCACTCGCACTGGACCTTGCCCATAAGATCCTGCAGGAAATGTCGTACATCCGGAATCATGAGTTGTCCCTGATCCCTTACCTTCGCCCGGATGCAAAATCACAGGTGACGATCGAGTACAGTGACGAGAATGTGCCTTTGCGTATCGACACGATCGTAGTGTCCACACAGCATGACGACTTTGATTCTGAAGAAACCATGCTCGCGAAGATCAAGGAAGATATCATTAACATCGTAATTCCTCGGGTTAAAGAAAAACTTACGCCTGAGCTTCAGAAGCTGTTTACGGGAGAAATCACTTTCCACATTAACCCGACCGGAAAATTCGTAATCGGCGGGCCACATGGTGATACTGGTCTTACAGGCCGCAAGATCATTGTGGATACTTATGGTGGCAAAGGTGCACACGGCGGTGGCGCATTCTCAGGTAAAGATCCTTCCAAAGTAGACCGCTCTGCGGCCTACGCTACGCGGCATATTGCCAAAAATATGGTGGCCTCGGGCTTGTGCGACGAAGTGCTGGTACAGGTTTCTTACGCGATCGGTGTGGCTGAGCCTTGCGGCTTGTACGTAAATACTTACGGAACTGCCAAAGTGGGTGACAATGATGGAGCAATTGCGGCCAAAATAGCAGAGGTATTTGACCTTCGCCCATATGCGATCGAACAACGTTTAAAACTGAGAAATCCAATCTACTCTGAAACAGCTGCTTACGGCCATATGGGGCGCAAGAATGAGGTTGTGAAGAAATCCTTCAAAGGTGCAAACGGCGAGGAAAAAGAAGTAGAAGTAGAGCTTTTCACCTGGGAAAAACTGGACTTCGTTGACGCGATCAAAGAGAAGTTCGCAATCTGATATTTTAGTACTTTAAACGACAAAAACCGGCCTGAGGCCGGTTTTTGTCGTTTGTAGCAAGTTACTACACAACTCCATGCGCTGATTCTTCCAGCTCACTATCCCTGGCGACACGGTCGATCATTCTCATTTTCTCGTAATTTCTGGATCTTGAAAAGAAGGTGTAAATCGCCGGGATCACATACAGGGTAAGTACCAGCGAGAAAAGCAGTCCGCCCATAATCACAATCCCCATCGACATGCGGCTGCGGCCAGCGGATCCCAGCGCCATCGCTATCGGGAGTGCCCCCAGGATTGTAGCCAGACTGGTCATCAGAATAGGGCGGAAACGCAGGGTAGCGGCTTCCAGTACTGCCTCCTGGATACTCCTCCCCTGCTCACGAAGCTGGTTGGCAAACTCTACGATAAGAATACCGTTTTTGGTCACCAGCCCGATCAGCATAATCATTCCGATCTGACTGAATATGTTCAGCGTCTGATCAAACAACCAGAGCGAGAACACAGCCCCGCCGATCGCCAGCGGAACCGTAAACATGATGATAAACGGATCCACAAAGCTTTCAAACTGCGCAGCCAGAATGAAGTAAATGAGCAACAATGCAAGGAAAAACGAGAACATGGTATTGGATGAACTTTCGGCATAGTCACGGGACGACCCGCTCAATGCAGTCTGGATCGCCTCGTCATGCAGCTTATCACGGATTTTATCCATGGCAGCAATCCCATCACCAACGGTTTTGCCCGGAGCGAGTGCCGCCTGCACGGTGGCGCTCATGTAGCGGTTGTAGTGAAACAGCTGGGGCGGGCTACTCTCTTCCTCAGCCTTCACAATGTTGTCCAGCTGCACCAGCGCGCCTGTATTTGTTTTTACAAACATACTTTTCAGATCCAGCGGCTCGTCGCGGTTCATGCGGTCATACTGACCGATGACCTGGTATTGGCGGCCATTCATTGTAAAATACCCGAAACGTTGGCCTGCAAATGCCAGCTGCATGGTTTGCGCAACATCCTGTACAGACACCCCCAGTGATTTGGCTTTTTCACGGTCAATGGTAATCTGGATTTCAGGTTTGCTGAATTTGAGGTTAACATCGGTGATCGCAAACGTAGGATCGGCTGATACCTCTTCCATGAACCGGGGAAGGTACTCGCGCAGCTTTGCAAAGTCCGGTGCCTGGATCACATACTGGATCGGCAACCCGCCGCGGGAATCCACAGAAATTGTCTGCTGCTGAACCACAAATGATTTTGCATCCGGCATTTGTTTCAGCTTTTGGTTGATGTACTCTGCAATTTCCTGCTGTGTCTCTTTCCTCAACTTCTTGTCCACCAATGCAATGCGCCCGCTGCCGGTATTGGCCGCACCAAGGCCCGAGTTGCCGGGCGAAGTAATGAGCATCAGGCCTTTTCTGCCGGGCATGGAATCCATCAGCATTTGTCCTACCTGCTGCACATAGCGATCCGTAAATTCATAGGAAGATCCCTCGGGCGCTGTAATGGTAAGGCGAAACCAGTTGCGGTCGTCAAGGGGCGCCAGCTCGGATTGTAATCCTTTTCCAAAAAACCATATCATCGCAACTGTCGCAATTACCAGTGGTGCAGCCACCCAGCGCATTTTCAGGAACTTGCCCAGTGCGGTACCGTAATCATTGGTAATCTTTTCAAAAAATGGCTCGGTCTTTTCATAAAACCAGCTTCTCTTATGTGTTTTACGCACCAGATAGGCATTCAGCATGGGAGTAAGCGTGAGGGAAACGAATGCGGAGATCAGTACCGCAGCAGAGATCACGATCCCGAACTCCCTGAAAAGTTTACCTACAAAACCCTCCATAAAGATCACCGGCAAAAACACAGACGCCAGCGTGATGGAAGTGGACAGTACTGCAAAAATAATTTCATTGGAGCCTTTGATCGCGGCTTCAATGGGGCTCATACCCTGCTCTATCTTCTTAAAAATATTCTCCGTCACCACAATTCCGTCATCCACCACCAGTCCGGTGGCCAGTACGATCGCCAGCAGCGTAAGTACATTGATAGAAAACCCCATTATGTACATGATGAAGAATGTACCGATCAGCGAAACCGGTATGTCGATCAGCGGCCGGAATGCGATGAGCCAGTCACGGAAAAACAGGTAAATGATAATCACCACGAGCACGATGGCGATCAGCAGCGTCTCGCCTACCTCCTCAATGGAGCGCTCCACAAAAACCGTATTGTCGATCAGCGTATCCAGCGTATAATCTTTCGGCAGCTCCTTCTTGATATCGGCCATGCGCTTATTGACCTCCTCGGCAATCGCCAGGTAGTTGGCGCCGGGCATAGGCGAAATCGCCAGTCCGATCATCGGTTCATTGTCGAGGCGGAGGATTGTTTCCTCGTTCTCCGGACCCAGCTGGGCAAAACCGATATCCTTCAAATGGATCGTCTGGGTTGCCGCATTCTTTACGATCATTTCATTGAAGTCCTCCTCCGTACGAAAGCGCCCGACCGTTTTGACGGTGAGCTCGGTATTGTCACCGGCGAGCTTGCCGCTGGGAAGTTCTACATTTTCCTTGTCAAGCGCGATCTTTACATCCTGCGTGGTAATCCCGAGCGAAGCCATTTTTACCGGGTCCATCCAGATGCGCATGGCATATTTCTTCTGACCAAAAATCCGGATCTCACTCACACCCTCAATGGTTTGCAGGCGCTGGGCAATTACGTTTTCGGCATAGTCACTTACTTCCAGGTGTGAGCGGGTATTACTTTTAAAGGTGAGGACAATGATCGGCTCGGAGTTGGCATCTGCCTTGGCTACCACCGGCGGACCGTCTATATCCAGCGGCAGCGTACGCGAGGCCGAGCCTACCTTGTCACGGACATCATTCGCA harbors:
- a CDS encoding efflux RND transporter permease subunit translates to MSISTLSIKRPVLAIVMNLLIILFGFLGYKFLGMREFPSIDPPVVSIRTSYTGANADIIESQITEPLEKQLNSIEGIKSISSTSSQGTSQITVEFDIGVDMERAANDVRDKVGSASRTLPLDIDGPPVVAKADANSEPIIVLTFKSNTRSHLEVSDYAENVIAQRLQTIEGVSEIRIFGQKKYAMRIWMDPVKMASLGITTQDVKIALDKENVELPSGKLAGDNTELTVKTVGRFRTEEDFNEMIVKNAATQTIHLKDIGFAQLGPENEETILRLDNEPMIGLAISPMPGANYLAIAEEVNKRMADIKKELPKDYTLDTLIDNTVFVERSIEEVGETLLIAIVLVVIIIYLFFRDWLIAFRPLIDIPVSLIGTFFIMYIMGFSINVLTLLAIVLATGLVVDDGIVVTENIFKKIEQGMSPIEAAIKGSNEIIFAVLSTSITLASVFLPVIFMEGFVGKLFREFGIVISAAVLISAFVSLTLTPMLNAYLVRKTHKRSWFYEKTEPFFEKITNDYGTALGKFLKMRWVAAPLVIATVAMIWFFGKGLQSELAPLDDRNWFRLTITAPEGSSYEFTDRYVQQVGQMLMDSMPGRKGLMLITSPGNSGLGAANTGSGRIALVDKKLRKETQQEIAEYINQKLKQMPDAKSFVVQQQTISVDSRGGLPIQYVIQAPDFAKLREYLPRFMEEVSADPTFAITDVNLKFSKPEIQITIDREKAKSLGVSVQDVAQTMQLAFAGQRFGYFTMNGRQYQVIGQYDRMNRDEPLDLKSMFVKTNTGALVQLDNIVKAEEESSPPQLFHYNRYMSATVQAALAPGKTVGDGIAAMDKIRDKLHDEAIQTALSGSSRDYAESSSNTMFSFFLALLLIYFILAAQFESFVDPFIIMFTVPLAIGGAVFSLWLFDQTLNIFSQIGMIMLIGLVTKNGILIVEFANQLREQGRSIQEAVLEAATLRFRPILMTSLATILGALPIAMALGSAGRSRMSMGIVIMGGLLFSLVLTLYVIPAIYTFFSRSRNYEKMRMIDRVARDSELEESAHGVV
- the metK gene encoding methionine adenosyltransferase, which codes for MPYLFTSESVSEGHPDKVADQISDALIDNFLAWDTDSKVACETLVTTGQVVLAGEVKTNTYLDVQKITREVIRKIGYTKSEYMFEANSCGILSAIHDQSADINQGVDRAVSSSSFEEKANAQGAGDQGMMFGYATRETENYMPLALDLAHKILQEMSYIRNHELSLIPYLRPDAKSQVTIEYSDENVPLRIDTIVVSTQHDDFDSEETMLAKIKEDIINIVIPRVKEKLTPELQKLFTGEITFHINPTGKFVIGGPHGDTGLTGRKIIVDTYGGKGAHGGGAFSGKDPSKVDRSAAYATRHIAKNMVASGLCDEVLVQVSYAIGVAEPCGLYVNTYGTAKVGDNDGAIAAKIAEVFDLRPYAIEQRLKLRNPIYSETAAYGHMGRKNEVVKKSFKGANGEEKEVEVELFTWEKLDFVDAIKEKFAI